In one window of Hymenobacter nivis DNA:
- a CDS encoding DUF2945 domain-containing protein, whose amino-acid sequence MRKGTQVSWKYGTGTATGKIESMHKEPIKRTIKGSEIHRNGSPDDPALVIVQENGDKVLKLQSEVKAA is encoded by the coding sequence ATGCGCAAAGGCACCCAAGTATCCTGGAAATACGGCACCGGCACGGCCACCGGCAAAATCGAATCGATGCACAAAGAGCCCATCAAGCGCACCATTAAAGGCAGCGAAATCCACCGCAACGGCTCGCCCGACGACCCGGCCCTGGTCATCGTGCAGGAAAACGGCGACAAAGTGCTCAAGCTCCAAAGCGAGGTGAAGGCCGCATAG